GGCGGTGCCGGAGGGTCTTTTTTTCAGGCAATTCTTGCCATTCAAGCATTGGCGCAAATTGATCCAAGCGTGAGTGTGTTTGTTGACGTGCAAAATACTTTGGTTTCCAATGCATTATTAAAATGGGGTCCTCAAAAAATTCAGGAACAATATTTTCCAAAACTTTCAAAAAATGTTGTGGGAAGTTATTGTTTAACAGAATCAAGTAGTGGTTCTGATGCATTTGCATTAAAGACACGCGCCTATGATAAGGGTGATCACTTTGAAATTAGTGGTAAAAAAATTTTTATCACCAATGCGAAAGAAGCGGGTGTTTTTTTAGTTTTTGCAAATTTAAATCCCGATTTGGGTTATAAAGGGATTACAGCGTTTTTTGTTGATAAAACATTTGGTGGGGTGTCTTTAGGTCGAAAAGAAATGAAGCTCGGTATTAGAGCTAGCAGCACTTGCGAAGTGATTTTTGATAAAGTCAAAGTTCCAAAAGAAAACGTGATTGGCGAAATCGGCAAAGGCTACAAAATTGCAATCGAAACATTAAACGAAGGCAGAATTGGAATTGCAGCGCAAATGTTAGGGCTAGCAGAAGGCGCGTTTGCTGCTGCAACTGCATATACTAAAGAACGAGAACAATTTGGTAAAAAAATTTCTGCGTTTCAGGGTATTCAGTTTCAAATTGCAGATATGGCAATTCAAATTGAAGCTGCCAAATTAATGGTTTACAATGCAGCACGACTTAAAGATGCTGGCTTAAATTTTATAAAAGAAGCTGCAATGGCAAAACGTTTTGCAAGCCAGGTTGCAGAATTTGTTTCGAGTACGGCGCTTGAAGTGTTTGGAGGGTACGGTTTTGTTAAGGATTATCCCGTCGAAAAATTTTATCGTGATTCAAAAATTGGCAAAATATATGAAGGGACAACAAACATGCAGTTGCAAACTATTGCAAAGATGATACTAGATTGATCTTGTGGTTCTTAAGTTTTTTTGGGAGTGGTTCAAACAATGAAAACAAAAATAGCATTTTTAAATTTCGGTTCGTTTCTTATTTCGTCTGTCATAAGTTTTTCTGCTTTTGCACAAGATGCTGCCAATCAGGTGGCAACTAATGTGCAGCAGGTTCCAGCGGCAGCGGCGGCTGCCGCTGCACCAGCTGCTGGCCCAGCATGGGTTAATTTCGCTCTTATGGGTGGTATCTTTTTATTTTTATGGCTTTTTGTTTTAAGACCGCAATCAAAAAGAGCAAAAGAGCAAAAAGAATTTTTAAGTTCTTTAACTCCTGGTGTTGAAGTGATCACTGCTGGTGGCATTATTGGCACAGTTGTTGAAGTGAAAGAAAACATCGTATCTTTAAATCTTGGCAATGCCAATACTGTACGTATCGTGAAGTCCTCTATTTCAGGGCGCTTGGATACAACAGCAGCAGTTTCTGCTAAGTAATTAATGTGTTGTGCGAGTGAAAAACCGCCTGCTCATTAAGGGCGGGCGGTTTTTTGTTTTTAAATTTGCCCCGTATTTAGGTGAAATTATGCAAGACAAGGTACCTATGTCGCCAATTTGGTGGATAAAGAGTATTATTATTATGTGCACACTTCTGTTTGGTGTGGTTTACACTCTTCCTACTTTTTTGGGTAATCCCTCAGAATGGCAAAGAGATGCGCATGGTGCACCAGTTAAATGGTATCAAAAAATGGCAGAAGCGATTTTGCCATCATCAAGAGTGAATCTTGGTTTAGACCTCAAAGGTGGTCTCTCCATGACGCTCAATGTTGAAGTTGAAAAAGCAGTGCAAGAATCTTTATTGCGTTCGTTTGCTCGTGCTAAAGAAGTTTTATTTGCTGATGGAATAAAAATTGGTCATTTTAAAGTTGATGACAATCTTTCTGCAATGATAGAGCTTGAAAATCCTGCGCATGCCGAAGTTTTACAGAAAAAAATCAATGAGCAAACCCTGCTTGTGCTTTTTGATAAGTTAAATGGCAATCAATTGTATTTTAAACCTAATAAGTCTTATATTACCGAGTTTGAAAAACAGTTGATGCAACAGGCAATCAATACCGTTCGCAATCGTATCGATCAATTTGGTGTGGCGGAGCCTAATATTTTTCAGGCAGGACAAAACCGTATTGTGGTTGAACTACCTGGAATGACCGATACTCAAAGAGCGAAAGAGCTGTTAGGCAATACAGCACAACTTGACTTTAGATTAGTGCTCAATGCGGTATCGGAAGATGCATTGCCTGGGTTGTTAAATGAAGCCCGCAAAACACTGAGTGTGAATGAGAGTGATAGTCAACCCGCAACCATTGAGCGCCTTGCACAATGGTTGCGAGAAAAAAATAAAATTCCTATGAATACGACTATTTTATTAAAGCGCATTTATAGTCAAGAAGCCAATAATACCGGTAAAGTGCTTTCAACAATTCCTTTTTTAGTAGAAGCGCATTCTCGTTTAACGGGAGACTTAATTGAAGACGCACAAGCGATGCAATCAACTGAAAACTATATTCCGCAATATATTGTCTCGCTGAAATTTAAGCCGCAAGGCGCGAAAATTTTTGCAGACCTGACAACCGAAGCGGCTAATCCAAAAAATCCTCCGCATCAATTGGCAATTGTTTTAGATGGCAATGTTCATAGTGCACCACTTGTGAAAGCGCCAATTATTGGAGGCAATGCAAGCATTACGATGGGTTCTGGTTCTAATATTGCAGACCAAATGCGCCAATCTCAAGATCTTGCATTGGTGTTGCGCGCGGGTGCATTGCCTGCTTCAGTGAAAATTGTTGAAGAAAGACAAATTGGACCAAGTGAAGGAGCACAAAATATTCAGGCAGGGGTGATTTCATCGATTATTGCTGGCATTCTTGTGATTGTGGTGATGTTGATTATTTACGGCATGTCTGGCTTGGTTGCAAATATTGCAATGCTATTTAATATTTTATTGATTTTAGCGTTAATGGCACTATTTGGGGCAACGTTAACTCTGCCAGGAATTGCTGGAATTGTATTAACGATGTCGATTGCTGTGGATGGCAATGTTGTGAT
This region of Spirobacillus cienkowskii genomic DNA includes:
- a CDS encoding acyl-CoA dehydrogenase family protein is translated as MQAKSVNPLTILTDEENLFFKSIFDFGKKEIFPYVMEMDESETLRPELIAKIFELGLMSIEVPEKYGGAGGSFFQAILAIQALAQIDPSVSVFVDVQNTLVSNALLKWGPQKIQEQYFPKLSKNVVGSYCLTESSSGSDAFALKTRAYDKGDHFEISGKKIFITNAKEAGVFLVFANLNPDLGYKGITAFFVDKTFGGVSLGRKEMKLGIRASSTCEVIFDKVKVPKENVIGEIGKGYKIAIETLNEGRIGIAAQMLGLAEGAFAAATAYTKEREQFGKKISAFQGIQFQIADMAIQIEAAKLMVYNAARLKDAGLNFIKEAAMAKRFASQVAEFVSSTALEVFGGYGFVKDYPVEKFYRDSKIGKIYEGTTNMQLQTIAKMILD
- the yajC gene encoding preprotein translocase subunit YajC, whose translation is MKTKIAFLNFGSFLISSVISFSAFAQDAANQVATNVQQVPAAAAAAAAPAAGPAWVNFALMGGIFLFLWLFVLRPQSKRAKEQKEFLSSLTPGVEVITAGGIIGTVVEVKENIVSLNLGNANTVRIVKSSISGRLDTTAAVSAK
- the secD gene encoding protein translocase subunit SecD produces the protein MQDKVPMSPIWWIKSIIIMCTLLFGVVYTLPTFLGNPSEWQRDAHGAPVKWYQKMAEAILPSSRVNLGLDLKGGLSMTLNVEVEKAVQESLLRSFARAKEVLFADGIKIGHFKVDDNLSAMIELENPAHAEVLQKKINEQTLLVLFDKLNGNQLYFKPNKSYITEFEKQLMQQAINTVRNRIDQFGVAEPNIFQAGQNRIVVELPGMTDTQRAKELLGNTAQLDFRLVLNAVSEDALPGLLNEARKTLSVNESDSQPATIERLAQWLREKNKIPMNTTILLKRIYSQEANNTGKVLSTIPFLVEAHSRLTGDLIEDAQAMQSTENYIPQYIVSLKFKPQGAKIFADLTTEAANPKNPPHQLAIVLDGNVHSAPLVKAPIIGGNASITMGSGSNIADQMRQSQDLALVLRAGALPASVKIVEERQIGPSEGAQNIQAGVISSIIAGILVIVVMLIIYGMSGLVANIAMLFNILLILALMALFGATLTLPGIAGIVLTMSIAVDGNVVINERIREEIRSGFSQRQAFYKGYATSFRTLIDAHFTSAVAGVVLLVYGNPTVKGFAVTLLCGIVCTLFTSFYVTEVIGQWLVERTKIKRFG